The genomic interval GACACGCTCTACGTGTCCGGCCAGATCGGCAGCGCCGCGCAGGGCGGCTTGCCCGAGGATTTCGCGGCCCAGGCCAACTACGCGCTGGACAACGTCGCCAGCGCCCTGACCCTGGCCGGCGCCGGCATGGACGACATCGCCAAGTGCACGGTGATGTTGACCGACATGAGCCAATGGCCCGCGTTCAACGCCCTGTACGTACGCCGTTTCAAACCCGGCCACCTACCCGCACGCAGCGCCATCGGCGCCAAGGCGCTGGCGCTGGGCGCCAAGGTGGAAATCGAATGCATCGCCTACCTGCCCCAGGCCACACCATGACCGCATGCATCTCCCGCTGGCTCCCTCTCGCCCTGTTGCTGCTGCCGGCCTGCGCCGCGCTCGCCGCCGAGCCGCCCAACGCTCCCGTACCGCTGGATGTGGTGCTGACGCCCAAGGCCAACGCCGGCCAGATCGGCGCGCTGCAGGTGCACCTGCACCTGCCGGCGCCCAAGGTCGCCGCCGGCGCGCCGCTGCTGCGCATGCCGGTGGAACTGGTGTCCACGCCCACGGCTGCCTACAGCGCCGAGCAGATCCAGGTGCGCGACGCGCGCGGCGCCCTGCCGCTGCGCGCCAGCGACGAAGCGCCGGACCCGTCCGGCAAGTACCGCAACTACCTGGCCACCCGCGCCAGCGTCGGCGATGTCGATGTCGACTACGCCACGCCGCCGCGCGCGGTCGATGCCGACACCCGCAACGGCCCGCTGTTCGACCTGCGCG from Xanthomonas sp. DAR 34887 carries:
- a CDS encoding RidA family protein — encoded protein: MTRLPLLLCALLPWTAQAAPASLQHYGAAPGAPFSAAVRAGDTLYVSGQIGSAAQGGLPEDFAAQANYALDNVASALTLAGAGMDDIAKCTVMLTDMSQWPAFNALYVRRFKPGHLPARSAIGAKALALGAKVEIECIAYLPQATP